In Neoarius graeffei isolate fNeoGra1 chromosome 15, fNeoGra1.pri, whole genome shotgun sequence, a single genomic region encodes these proteins:
- the fam163ab gene encoding protein FAM163A produces MTAGTVVITGGILATVILLCIIVVLCYCRLQYYCCKQNGSDPDSPSYSEAQFSCDICRPPGMDGSSNSPLSVSPEVAHNSCPTCSSFYSNSFYLRNRDEMRNGAERIACMLPSTHGTSLSSHTFPDFYCNTHAISTDV; encoded by the exons ATGACAGCGGGAACTGTCGTCATAACTGGAGGAATACTTGCAACAGTGATACTGCTGTGTATCATTGTAGTGCTCTGCTACTGCCGACTCCAG tatTACTGCTGTAAGCAGAATGGATCTGACCCAGACTCCCCTTCATACTCTGAGGCCCAGTTCTCCTGTGATATCTGCAGACCTCCAGGCATGGATGGGTCCAGCAACTCTCCCCTGTCTGTATCTCCTGAAGTGGCCCACAACTCTTGCCCCACCTGCTCCTCCTTCTACAGCAACTCGTTCTACCTCCGTAACAGGGACGAGATGCGCAACGGGGCCGAGCGCATTGCCTGCATGCTGCCCTCCACACATGGCACCTCGCTGAGTTCACACACCTTCCCTGATTTCTACTGCAACACACATGCTATCAGCACTGACGTCTGA